The region CATATACCGGTCATAAACCTCTTCGGACTGCACCGCGATCGCTTCGTCCCGGTTCGCCTGCAGCGCCTCGGCCCAGCAGTCCAGGGTCCGCGCGTAGTGCGGCTGAAGCGACTGCTCGCGGGTCAGCGTGAACCCGGCCTTGCCCGAATGCTCCCCGACCAACTCGATCGTCGGCAGGTAACCGCCCGGGAAGATCTCGGTCAGGATGAACTTGATGAACCGCGCCACGGAGAACGTCAGCGGGATGCCACGCTCGATCATCTGCGGGATCGTCAGCGCGGTGATGGTGTGCAGCAGCATCACGCCGTCGTCGGGCAGCACCCGGTAGGCCGTCGCGAAGAAGTCGTCCCAGCGGTCCTTACCGAAGTGCTCGAACGCGCCGATGGACACGATGCGGTCGACGGGCTGGTCGAAGTCCTCCCAGCCCTCCAGCCGGACCTCCATGGAGCGCGGGCTGCCGGACTCGGCGAACACGCGCTCGACATGCGCCTTCTGGTTCTCGCTCAGCGTCAACCCGATGACGTCGACGTCGTAGCGCTCGACCGCCCGCATCATCGTGTAACCCCAGCCGCAGCCCACGTCCAACAGCGTCATGCCCGGCTCGAGACCGAGCTTGCCGAGCGCGAGGTCGACCTTGGCCCGCTGGGCCTCCTCGAGCGTCATGTCGTCGCGCTCGAAGTACGCGCAGCTATACATCTGGGACGGATCCAGGAACAGCCGGAAGAACTCGTCGGACAGGTCGTAATGCGCCTGGACGTCGTCGAAGTGCGGCGTGAGGTTTCTTTTCGAGGCCATAGCTACGGCCTTCCTGAGGACGCTGCCCGAAGAGGATCTCCTGAAAACGGCGGTCACGCGTGCCCGTGAGGCATGGTATCGGGAATCAAGAACCTGTGAATTGACGCAGGCGCAGGTCAGCTGGCCTCGGCAAACGTGGTTTTGAGCTCGCCGACGATGTCGTCCCACAGCGGCTCGGGTAGTTCGTGGCCCATGCCGTCGAACAGCACCAGCCGCGCATTCGGGATTGCCCGGGCGATCGCCCGCCCGCCCGAAGGCCGCATGAGCTTGTCGGCCTTGCCGTGGACGACCACCGTCGGAGCCGTAGTCTGCTTGTTGTAGTGCAGCAGGCTGCCGCTGCCGAGGATGGCGGCGAACTGCCGGCCGATGCCCGCCGGGTAGTAGGAACGGTCGAAGCCTTCGATCGCCTCGGCACGCAGGACGTCGTCGGTGCGGGGATAGCCCGGGCTGCCGATGATCTTGCTGACCCGGATCGTGTTGTCGATGATGGCCTCGCGCGACGAGCCCTTGGGCTTCTGCAGGATCGCGAGCAGTTGCTGCGGCCCGGGCGGCGGCAGCAGCGCCCGGTTGTTGCTGGAGAAGATGACGCCCAGCGCCCGGGTGCGCGGCTGGTGGCGCGCGGCGAACACCTGGGCGATCATCCCGCCCATCGACCCGCCGACGACGTGAGCCCTCTCGACCTCGAGGTGGTCGAGCAGCGCGGCCGCGTCGTCGGCCATGTCCTCCAGCGTGTACGGGGCCGGGCTCTTGCGCCCTATCAGCGAGCGTCCCATCCGGACCAGCAGCGGGGACTCCGACGACTGGCCGTGCAGCTTCGTCGACAGACCGGCGTCGCGGTTGTCGTAGCGGATGACCCGCAGACCCTGGTCGACCAGCTTCTCGCAGAACTCCGTGCGCCACATGATCAGTTGCGCGCCGAGACCCATGATCAGCAGGACCGCCGGATCGTTCGGATCGCCCATGTCCTCGTAGTGGATGTTGACGTCGTCAGACGCCGCCGTGCCGGTGCGGATCTCCATCTAGGCTTCGCCCTCTTTCTCGCTGGCATCGGCGGAGTTCTCCTCGCGCGAGCCCTCGTCGCCGAGGTCGTCCGAGTGCTCGCGGCTGACCTCGACCATGAAGTTGGCGAAGTACCCGGTGAGCTGCGGATCGGACATCATCTGCCACTTCGGCGCCAGCAGCTTCATGTAGCGCTCTACGTAGAGGAACTGCTTACCGATCAGCACCAATTCCCGCGGCAGCTTGACGTCGTAGGCGTCGGCCAACGCCGAGAGCTGCCTGCCGATCTCGGCGTAGCTCAGGTCACCCAGCGACTTCATCGTCAGCGGAGTGGCGAACTTCTCCAGGTCCTTGGCCGCCTGCGCCTCGGGCTTCATGGTGCCGACCGCGCCCATCAGCACGACGATCTTGCCGGCGGCGGCGTGGTCCTTCTTGACCAGGAGCGCGTAGACCAGTTCCCGCAGCAGCCAGCGTGTGCGCGGGTCGATGCGGCCCATGATGCCGAAGTCGAAGAACACGATCTTGCCGTCGTCGTCGACGTACAGGTTGCCGGCGTGCAGGTCGCCGTGAAACAGGCCGTGGCGCAGTCCGCCCTCGAAGACGCTGAACAGCAGCGCCTTCACCAGTTCCGTGCCGTCGAATCCCTTCTTGCGGATCGCCGCGGCGTCGTCGATACGCACCCCGGAGACGCGTTCCATCGTCAGCACGCGCTCACTGGTCAGATCCCAGTACACCTGCGGGACGCGGATGTTGCGGCCCAACGGCGAGGCGTGCATGTGCGCCACCCAGGCGTCCATCGACTGTGCCTCGAGCCGGAAGTCCAACTCTTCTGCCAGGTTGTCGGCGAAGTCGGCGACCACGTCCTGCGCGGACAGCCGCTGGCCGAGTTTGGCGAACTCGACCAGGCGCGCGCCGCGCTTGAGGATCTGCAGGTCGGCGGCGACACGGCGGCGGATTCCCGGCCGCTGGATCTTGACGACGACCTCCTCGCCGGAGTGCAGCGTCGCGTAGTGCACCTGCGCGATGGAGGCCGACGCGAACGGCTCCTCGTCGAACGAGGCGAACAGCGCCGACGGCTCGTCGCCGAGTTCCTCCTGGAAGAGTTGGTGGACGCCTTTCGGATCAGCGGGTGGAACACGGTCGAGCAGGCTGCGGAACTCCCGGCTCAGCGGCTCGCCGAAGGCGCCCGGACTCGACGCGATGATCTGCCCGAACTTGACGTACGTCGGCCC is a window of Mycolicibacterium chubuense NBB4 DNA encoding:
- a CDS encoding cyclopropane mycolic acid synthase family methyltransferase produces the protein MASKRNLTPHFDDVQAHYDLSDEFFRLFLDPSQMYSCAYFERDDMTLEEAQRAKVDLALGKLGLEPGMTLLDVGCGWGYTMMRAVERYDVDVIGLTLSENQKAHVERVFAESGSPRSMEVRLEGWEDFDQPVDRIVSIGAFEHFGKDRWDDFFATAYRVLPDDGVMLLHTITALTIPQMIERGIPLTFSVARFIKFILTEIFPGGYLPTIELVGEHSGKAGFTLTREQSLQPHYARTLDCWAEALQANRDEAIAVQSEEVYDRYMHYLTGCADSFRKGYTDVNQFTLVK
- a CDS encoding ABC1 kinase family protein translates to MSTTSRNKQTQHREVAKLDRIPLPVEAARVGVTGWQIARTGARVATKLGGRGSLQQKIVKQIPQTFADLGPTYVKFGQIIASSPGAFGEPLSREFRSLLDRVPPADPKGVHQLFQEELGDEPSALFASFDEEPFASASIAQVHYATLHSGEEVVVKIQRPGIRRRVAADLQILKRGARLVEFAKLGQRLSAQDVVADFADNLAEELDFRLEAQSMDAWVAHMHASPLGRNIRVPQVYWDLTSERVLTMERVSGVRIDDAAAIRKKGFDGTELVKALLFSVFEGGLRHGLFHGDLHAGNLYVDDDGKIVFFDFGIMGRIDPRTRWLLRELVYALLVKKDHAAAGKIVVLMGAVGTMKPEAQAAKDLEKFATPLTMKSLGDLSYAEIGRQLSALADAYDVKLPRELVLIGKQFLYVERYMKLLAPKWQMMSDPQLTGYFANFMVEVSREHSDDLGDEGSREENSADASEKEGEA
- a CDS encoding alpha/beta fold hydrolase — encoded protein: MEIRTGTAASDDVNIHYEDMGDPNDPAVLLIMGLGAQLIMWRTEFCEKLVDQGLRVIRYDNRDAGLSTKLHGQSSESPLLVRMGRSLIGRKSPAPYTLEDMADDAAALLDHLEVERAHVVGGSMGGMIAQVFAARHQPRTRALGVIFSSNNRALLPPPGPQQLLAILQKPKGSSREAIIDNTIRVSKIIGSPGYPRTDDVLRAEAIEGFDRSYYPAGIGRQFAAILGSGSLLHYNKQTTAPTVVVHGKADKLMRPSGGRAIARAIPNARLVLFDGMGHELPEPLWDDIVGELKTTFAEAS